One segment of Solanum stenotomum isolate F172 chromosome 1, ASM1918654v1, whole genome shotgun sequence DNA contains the following:
- the LOC125842193 gene encoding uncharacterized protein LOC125842193, protein MSANSSSSYKIRSLVTLLHQYYRVRFDATSSQLQGLHGIVPTTRISYCGSASPGLRFISSGEYRIPNKKDRGKNEASKVLPVEPPPSKPNLFVWAKWLLGSILSIILPFWKQNLDNIRRIEGEVEKVAEEVEEAAEVAALVASKTENVMAVIAVKLPENSLLKEAAVAIENASAVVAKDAQFTCNFIHKVEDVEQDLKDLEKMVEPFIEKVEESK, encoded by the exons ATGTCTGCAAATTCTTCATCTTCATACAAAATCCGGAGTCTTGTTACTTTGCTTCACCAGTACTATAGAGTTCGCTTTGATGCTACATCCTCTCAGTTACAGGGTCTCCATGGGATAGTTCCAACAACTAGGATCAGTTATTGTGGTTCAGCAAGTCCAGGATTACGGTTTATCAGTTCAGGAGAGTATCGAATTCCCAATAAGAAGGATCG GGGAAAAAATGAAGCAAGCAAGGTTCTTCCAGTAGAGCCACCTCCTTCTAAGCccaatttatttgtttg GGCAAAATGGCTTTTGGGATCCATACTATCAATAATACTCCCATTTTGGAAGCAAAATTTGGACAACATTCGAAGAATTGAAG GAGAGGTAGAGAAGGTGGCGGAAGAGGTGGAAGAAGCAGCGGAGGTAGCAGCCTTGGTGGCGAGTAAAACGGAAAATGTAATGGCAGTGATTGCCGTTAAGCTGCCTGAAAATAGTTTACTCAAAGAAGCAGCTGTAGCAATTGAAAATGCATCAGCTGTGGTTGCTAAAGATGCTCAATTTACTTGTAATTTCATTCACAAG GTTGAAGATGTGGAGCAAGACTTGAAGGACTTGGAGAAAATGGTTGAACCTTTTATTGAAAAAGTGGAAGAATCCAAATGA
- the LOC125842353 gene encoding RING-H2 finger protein ATL54, with product MYVSVIKQLTVAMSFHFDRKLISESFDNSTSKTCSSYYCNPEVYRSIVCPLRCFNTCPRICLLPEFEPSPPNFTPKVTLPHSPNKHTVSIFLILLISVLGIAVYIFCAYAIHKFSNSRTSSQPEQQVVGGGGEEELSDIQTVGLQQSVISAITIRKYKKGEGLIEGTECSVCLSEFQEDETLRILPKCNHAFHIPCIDTWLESHINCPMCRADIVITIPTTCSFH from the coding sequence ATGTACGTTTCTGTCATTAAACAATTAACTGTAGCCATGTCCTTCCATTTTGATCGAAAGCTGATCTCTGAATCTTTTGATAATTCCACCAGCAAAACTTGTAGCAGCTATTATTGCAACCCAGAGGTGTATCGTTCTATAGTTTGTCCGCTGCGATGTTTTAATACTTGCCCGCGTATCTGTCTGCTTCCAGAATTCGAACCATCACCACCAAATTTCACACCTAAAGTTACTCTTCCGCATTCTCCAAATAAACACACTGTTTCCATCTTCTTGATCCTTCTAATTTCAGTCTTAGGCATTGCCGTCTACATATTCTGTGCCTACGCCATCCACAAATTCAGCAACTCAAGAACTTCTTCACAACCGGAGCAACAAGTAgtaggaggaggaggagaagaagagttAAGTGATATTCAAACGGTGGGTCTTCAGCAATCAGTCATCAGCGCCATCACAATCCGCAAGTATAAAAAAGGTGAAGGGCTAATTGAAGGAACAGAGTGCTCTGTTTGCTTGAGTGAGTTTCAAGAAGATGAAACTCTTAGGATTTTGCCAAAGTGTAACCATGCTTTTCACATACCTTGCATTGACACTTGGCTCGAATCACACATCAATTGTCCCATGTGCCGTGCCGACATTGTCATCACAATTCCCACCACTTGCAGCTTTCATTGA
- the LOC125847906 gene encoding acetyl-CoA-benzylalcohol acetyltransferase-like, protein MANLEMIRKMLKPSTPTPNHLRTLKLSFFDQLALPVYVPILFYYLPSVKISCDKLQKSLSETLTKFYPLAGRFSEDDDELSIHCNDEGVEYIESKVNMDLAEFLRTEHAPKIDLLPEMDHLPSSPLLGIQVNLFNCGGLVIGTHISHKIADAFTLATFVKEWAHTSLTGTLKAGSLPSFGHLSSLFPTRVLSGTTQFPSYIINTTRPKIVTRRFIFDALAIANLKNSIEDSTAIRPTRVVLIMSLIWKVLVGISTAKNGHSRDSSLLFLINLRGKSNLPSLDDDGLGNCTMYGIANMEARKDEELNDFVKLVGNTIGDTCVAIGKAESVDDISSLVVNNQRKVIEKFAQGDEIDVYPSTSWCRFCWYEADFGWGKPFWVSLVECDAFEGISLIDTKDGDGIEAWVSLKENDMAQFERDPNILSSTSKLAFHSFG, encoded by the coding sequence ATGGCCAATTTAGAGATGATAAGGAAAATGTTGAAGCCCTCAACTCCTACCCCCAATCATCTTCGGACCCTCAAACTTTCATTTTTCGATCAGCTCGCTCTTCCTGTATATGTCCCAATACTCTTCTACTACTTGCCCAGCGTTAAAATATCATGTGATAAGCTTCAAAAATCTTTGTCGGAGACGCTAACCAAGTTTTACCCTCTAGCAGGTAGATTtagtgaagatgatgatgaaCTCTCAATTCACTGCAATGACGAAGGTGTTGAGTATATTGAATCCAAAGTCAATATGGATCTTGCTGAGTTTCTCCGTACTGAACATGCACCCAAGATTGATCTTCTTCCTGAAATGGATCATCTGCCATCAAGTCCATTACTTGGAATCCAAGTTAACTTATTCAATTGTGGAGGACTAGTCATAGGGACACACATTTCACATAAAATAGCTGATGCTTTTACTTTAGCAACATTTGTCAAGGAATGGGCGCACACTAGCCTTACAGGAACACTAAAAGCTGGCTCTCTCCCAAGTTTCGGTCACTTGTCATCGCTCTTTCCCACCAGAGTGCTATCAGGAACGACTCAGTTTCCATCATACATTATTAATACTACTCGCCCTAAGATTGTCACAAGGAGGTTTATCTTTGATGCTTTAGCAATAGCAaacctcaaaaattcaattgaaGATTCAACTGCCATCAGGCCTACTCGAGTGGTCCTCATTATGTCATTAATATGGAAGGTTCTCGTGGGCATTTCCACTGCCAAAAATGGACATTCAAGGGACTCgtctttattatttcttattaatttgaGGGGAAAATCGAATTTACCATCGTTAGATGATGATGGTTTAGGGAATTGTACAATGTATGGAATTGCTAATATGGAGGCAAGAAAGGATGAGGAGTTGAATGATTTTGTAAAGTTGGTAGGAAATACAATAGGGGACACATGTGTAGCCATTGGTAAGGCGGAAAGCGTTGATGACATTTCCTCTTTAGTTGTTAACAATCAGAGAAAAGTTATAGAGAAATTTGCCCAAGGAGACGAGATTGACGTTTATCCGAGCACTAGTTGGTGCAGATTTTGTTGGTATGAAGCCGACTTTGGTTGGGGAAAGCCATTCTGGGTGAGCCTCGTTGAGTGCGATGCTTTTGAAGGAATTAGTCTGATAGACACAAAAGATGGTGATGGAATAGAAGCATGGGTTTCTTTAAAGGAGAATGACATGGCTCAATTCGAGAGAGACCCCAACATTTTGTCATCCACTTCAAAACTAGCATTCCATTCCTTTGGATAA